One Planctomycetota bacterium DNA segment encodes these proteins:
- a CDS encoding uracil phosphoribosyltransferase: protein MTQAHVTKHPLVAHYLSQLRDERTPPTTFRQLVGQLTFVQCIEAMRDLELEAIDVKTPLTPTRGFRLKHRLAVVPILRAGLGMVEAVLAMAPWAEVRHLGIYRDERTLEPVEYYHKLPSDDPPDVGMIVDPMLATGGSATAAIEALKRWGVPRIKQVSLLAAPEGIAHVNRTHPDVQIYVCAVDERLNDKGYIVPGLGDAGDRIFGTV, encoded by the coding sequence ATGACGCAGGCGCACGTGACGAAGCATCCGCTGGTGGCTCATTATCTTTCGCAGTTGCGTGATGAGCGGACGCCGCCGACGACGTTTCGGCAGCTCGTCGGGCAGCTCACGTTCGTGCAGTGCATCGAGGCGATGCGCGATCTGGAGTTGGAGGCGATCGACGTCAAGACGCCGCTGACGCCGACGCGGGGGTTTCGACTCAAGCATCGGTTGGCGGTGGTGCCGATTCTTCGGGCGGGGCTGGGGATGGTGGAGGCGGTGCTGGCGATGGCGCCGTGGGCGGAGGTGCGGCACTTGGGGATCTATCGGGATGAGCGGACGCTGGAGCCGGTGGAGTATTATCACAAGTTGCCGAGCGACGATCCGCCGGATGTGGGGATGATTGTCGATCCGATGCTGGCGACGGGCGGGTCGGCGACGGCGGCGATCGAGGCGTTGAAACGGTGGGGCGTGCCGCGGATCAAGCAGGTGTCCTTGCTGGCGGCGCCGGAGGGGATCGCGCATGTGAACAGGACGCACCCGGATGTGCAGATTTATGTGTGTGCGGTGGACGAGCGATTGAATGACAAGGGCTACATCGTGCCGGGCCTGGGCGACGCGGGGGACCGGATTTTCGGGACGGTGTGA
- the trpE gene encoding anthranilate synthase component I yields the protein MVHHQPAPAQFSQLAARGNLLPIYRRIFGDTLTPVAAYRKLVRDDARTAPSFLLESVVGGDRQARYSFMGAQPLAQIVAWGTRVRRRDGDKVTEDDCADPLAEPARATRDDRLVTLPELPDFTGGWVGYAGYDTIRYSEGEKLTKPPTDDRGLPDMQFGLYRQVVAFDHVNKSILAITHVRLDEHDSIDAAYAAGCAEVDALVARLEAPPVPMTSGDVSTISGTPTPGDSNMTQPQFESMIESAKEYIKAGDIFQVVLSQRFERTTQADPFDIYRALRVVNPSPYMFYVQAEGCMLVGSSPEILCRVQDGVVTNRPLAGTRRRGATDAEDRALEAELLADPKERCEHIMLVDLGRNDVGRVAQPGSIAIPVKMEVERYSHVMHISSTVTGKLRGDCDCWDALRAALPVGTVSGAPKVRAMQIIDELEPTRRGPYAGAVGYADFAGNMDMAIALRTMVVMPAAKTGQWKVYLQAGAGIVADSVPSSEYQETVNKSAAMARAVDIAESAFANS from the coding sequence ATGGTCCATCACCAACCCGCACCGGCTCAGTTTAGCCAGTTGGCCGCGCGCGGCAACCTGTTGCCGATCTACCGACGCATCTTCGGCGACACGCTCACCCCCGTCGCCGCCTACCGCAAACTCGTCCGCGACGACGCCCGCACCGCGCCCAGCTTCCTCCTCGAATCCGTCGTCGGCGGCGACCGGCAGGCCCGCTATTCCTTCATGGGCGCTCAACCCCTCGCCCAAATCGTCGCATGGGGCACCCGCGTCCGCCGGCGCGACGGCGACAAAGTCACCGAAGATGACTGTGCCGACCCCCTCGCCGAACCCGCCCGCGCGACGCGCGATGACCGACTCGTCACGCTGCCCGAACTGCCGGATTTCACCGGCGGATGGGTCGGCTACGCCGGTTACGACACGATCCGATACAGCGAAGGCGAGAAGCTGACCAAACCGCCGACCGACGACCGCGGGCTGCCCGATATGCAGTTCGGCCTGTACCGCCAGGTCGTGGCGTTCGATCATGTCAACAAGTCAATTCTCGCCATCACGCACGTTCGGCTCGATGAGCACGACTCCATCGACGCCGCCTACGCCGCCGGCTGCGCGGAGGTCGACGCGCTCGTCGCCCGCCTCGAAGCCCCGCCCGTGCCGATGACGAGCGGCGACGTTTCGACGATTAGCGGAACGCCGACGCCCGGCGACTCGAACATGACCCAACCGCAGTTCGAGTCGATGATCGAATCCGCCAAGGAATACATCAAGGCCGGCGACATCTTTCAGGTGGTGCTCTCGCAGCGCTTTGAGCGGACGACGCAGGCGGATCCGTTCGATATCTATCGCGCGCTGCGCGTGGTGAATCCCTCGCCGTACATGTTCTACGTGCAGGCGGAGGGGTGCATGCTCGTCGGCTCCTCGCCGGAGATTCTCTGCCGCGTGCAGGACGGTGTCGTGACCAACCGACCGCTCGCCGGGACGCGCCGGCGTGGGGCCACCGATGCCGAGGATCGCGCCCTTGAAGCCGAACTGCTCGCCGATCCGAAAGAGCGTTGCGAGCACATCATGCTCGTGGACCTGGGCCGCAATGACGTGGGTCGCGTCGCCCAGCCCGGTTCGATCGCGATTCCCGTCAAGATGGAAGTCGAGCGGTACAGCCACGTCATGCACATCAGCTCGACCGTCACCGGCAAACTGCGCGGCGACTGCGACTGCTGGGACGCCCTGCGTGCCGCCCTGCCCGTCGGCACGGTCAGCGGCGCGCCGAAGGTGCGAGCGATGCAGATCATCGACGAACTGGAGCCGACCCGCCGCGGACCCTACGCCGGGGCCGTCGGCTACGCCGATTTCGCGGGGAATATGGACATGGCGATCGCCCTCCGCACGATGGTCGTCATGCCCGCCGCCAAGACCGGCCAGTGGAAGGTCTACCTGCAAGCCGGCGCCGGCATCGTCGCCGACTCCGTGCCCAGCAGCGAGTATCAGGAGACGGTCAACAAATCCGCCGCCATGGCCCGAGCCGTCGACATCGCCGAGTCCGCCTTCGCCAATTCCTGA
- a CDS encoding methyltransferase domain-containing protein yields the protein MQPAADAFDHPSRAQGQAMSQRVLDYYNKTADQYDVLHGGEQNAEHMRALNDALPLLQSMNIASALEVGCGTGRSLARLAELLPGIKLHGVEPSVELLKIARQQLPDADLNEGSGERLSMGDDAADLVFATGIMHHVDDPNVVIREMFRVARKAVLISDHNNFAFGSAKMRRLRLWLYASGLLGAVTFIKQGFRRQGYSQDDGWWYPYSLLENHRTISQLSQRMYLMPTRPVVSGPFGNFMQTQTHFAVLAVKAGATV from the coding sequence ATGCAGCCGGCGGCCGACGCTTTCGATCATCCTTCACGTGCGCAAGGTCAAGCGATGTCCCAGCGGGTTCTGGATTACTACAACAAGACGGCGGACCAATACGACGTTCTGCACGGCGGGGAGCAGAACGCCGAGCACATGCGCGCTTTGAACGATGCGCTGCCGCTGCTCCAAAGCATGAACATCGCCTCCGCGCTGGAAGTCGGCTGCGGAACCGGGCGATCACTGGCGCGCCTGGCCGAGCTGCTGCCGGGCATCAAGCTGCACGGCGTCGAGCCGTCCGTCGAACTGCTCAAGATCGCCCGGCAGCAATTGCCCGATGCCGACCTGAACGAGGGCTCCGGCGAGCGGCTTTCGATGGGCGACGACGCCGCCGACCTGGTTTTCGCCACGGGCATCATGCATCACGTCGATGACCCCAACGTGGTGATCCGCGAAATGTTCCGCGTCGCGCGCAAGGCCGTGCTCATCAGCGATCACAACAACTTCGCCTTCGGCTCGGCGAAGATGAGACGCCTGCGCCTCTGGCTCTACGCCAGCGGACTCCTCGGCGCGGTGACGTTCATCAAGCAGGGCTTCCGCCGTCAGGGCTATTCCCAAGACGACGGCTGGTGGTATCCGTACTCGCTTCTGGAAAATCACCGCACGATTTCCCAGTTGTCGCAGCGGATGTACCTGATGCCGACCCGGCCGGTCGTGTCAGGTCCGTTCGGGAATTTCATGCAGACGCAGACGCATTTCGCCGTGCTGGCGGTCAAGGCCGGCGCGACGGTCTGA
- a CDS encoding molybdopterin converting factor, subunit 1: MLVTIKVFGPEAQAVGAAEVRVDVADPVTPGRLRAAIAERFPQLASHLAHARFAVNHEFADDDKTIGEDDEVAWIGQVSGG, translated from the coding sequence ATGCTGGTGACGATCAAAGTTTTCGGCCCCGAGGCGCAGGCGGTGGGCGCGGCGGAAGTGCGCGTCGATGTGGCGGACCCGGTGACGCCGGGGCGCCTTCGCGCGGCGATCGCCGAACGGTTTCCGCAGCTCGCATCGCATCTTGCTCATGCGCGCTTCGCCGTGAATCACGAATTCGCCGATGATGACAAGACGATCGGCGAAGACGACGAGGTCGCATGGATCGGACAGGTGTCGGGCGGATGA
- a CDS encoding NTP transferase domain-containing protein translates to MKGVILAGGLGSRLRPLTLVTNKHLLPVYDRPMIYYPIQCLVNAGIDEVLIVTGGEHAGDFLKLLKNGHDLGLRHLAYAYQEGEGGIADALKLAEDFADGGKIVVILGDNIIEGNIRKPAGEFFTQKSGAKVLLKEVPDPERFGVVRMEDGRIAEIIEKPEQAPSNLAVTGIYFYDNAVFEICKTLKPSGRGELEITDVNNHYLKRGDLTHEVLEGWWTDAGTFESLYRATCYIAEGGANHIDLAAAAPPLFSGKV, encoded by the coding sequence ATGAAGGGCGTCATTCTCGCCGGTGGTCTGGGCTCGCGTCTGCGTCCGCTGACGCTGGTCACCAACAAGCATCTGCTGCCGGTCTACGATCGGCCGATGATCTACTATCCGATTCAGTGCCTGGTCAACGCGGGCATCGACGAGGTGCTCATCGTGACCGGCGGCGAGCACGCCGGCGACTTTCTGAAGCTGCTCAAGAACGGACATGACCTGGGGCTTCGCCATCTCGCCTACGCGTATCAGGAAGGCGAAGGCGGCATCGCCGATGCGCTGAAGCTGGCGGAGGATTTCGCGGACGGCGGGAAGATCGTCGTGATCCTCGGCGACAACATCATCGAGGGCAACATCCGCAAGCCCGCCGGCGAATTCTTCACACAGAAGTCCGGCGCGAAGGTGCTGCTCAAGGAAGTGCCGGACCCGGAGCGCTTCGGCGTGGTCCGCATGGAGGACGGCCGCATCGCCGAGATCATCGAAAAACCCGAGCAGGCGCCGAGCAATCTGGCGGTGACGGGGATTTATTTTTACGACAACGCGGTGTTTGAGATCTGCAAGACGCTCAAGCCGTCCGGCCGCGGCGAACTGGAGATCACGGATGTGAACAACCACTACCTGAAGCGCGGCGACCTGACGCACGAAGTGCTTGAAGGATGGTGGACGGACGCGGGGACGTTCGAGAGTCTGTACCGCGCGACGTGCTACATCGCCGAAGGCGGCGCCAATCACATCGACCTGGCCGCCGCCGCCCCGCCGTTGTTTTCGGGCAAGGTCTGA
- the rfbD gene encoding dTDP-4-dehydrorhamnose reductase — MQPNSPTGSSGASANLLLIGAGGMLGRAWRQMLAARGATFDAPKRGEMDLTSEASIEAGVREGHRLVINCAAYTDVDGAETHEAEAMRLNGEAVGVLARRCAAVGATLVHYSTDYVFNGHGTRPYRIDDPIEPLNAYGRTKAAGERLLLDSGADHLLIRISWLYAPWGKNFVRTIARFAAERDVLRVVNDQRGRPTSCEPLAAATMKLIDAGARGVYHVTDGGECTWHDFAAEIARLRGAACRVDPCTTAEFPRPAKRPAYSVLNLSASEKILGPMSDWRTNLADVIGRLE; from the coding sequence ATGCAACCAAACTCTCCAACGGGCTCGTCCGGCGCATCTGCCAATCTCCTGCTCATCGGCGCCGGCGGCATGCTCGGCAGGGCCTGGCGGCAGATGCTTGCCGCGCGCGGCGCGACGTTTGACGCGCCCAAGCGCGGCGAGATGGACCTGACGAGCGAGGCGTCGATTGAAGCGGGCGTGCGCGAGGGGCATCGACTGGTCATCAACTGCGCCGCGTACACCGATGTCGACGGGGCGGAGACGCATGAAGCGGAGGCGATGCGGCTCAACGGCGAGGCGGTCGGCGTGCTGGCCCGGCGATGCGCGGCGGTCGGCGCGACGCTCGTGCATTACAGCACGGATTATGTGTTCAATGGACATGGCACGCGGCCGTACCGCATCGACGATCCGATCGAGCCGCTCAATGCGTACGGGCGGACCAAGGCGGCGGGCGAGCGGCTGCTCCTGGACAGCGGCGCGGACCATCTGCTCATCCGCATCAGTTGGCTTTACGCCCCGTGGGGCAAGAATTTCGTGCGGACCATCGCCCGGTTCGCCGCCGAGCGCGACGTGCTGCGCGTCGTCAACGACCAGCGCGGCCGGCCCACGAGCTGCGAACCCCTCGCCGCCGCCACGATGAAGCTCATCGACGCCGGGGCGCGCGGCGTATATCACGTGACCGACGGCGGGGAATGCACATGGCACGACTTCGCCGCGGAAATCGCCCGCCTGCGCGGGGCGGCCTGCCGCGTCGATCCGTGCACCACCGCCGAGTTCCCCCGCCCCGCCAAGCGCCCGGCCTATAGTGTGCTGAACCTGTCCGCGTCCGAAAAAATCCTCGGGCCGATGTCCGACTGGCGAACCAATCTGGCGGATGTGATTGGCCGATTAGAATGA
- the rfbB gene encoding dTDP-glucose 4,6-dehydratase has translation MTRTLLITGGAGFIGSNFIRFVLANREGIRLINLDALTYSGNLENLADVDGNDRYEFVRGDICDAAILDQVMPRCDAVVHFAAESHVDRSIMDSTPFVNTNILGTQKLLDAARRHNVARFVHVSTDEVYGSLPLENPQIKFTEDTPIAPNSPYSASKASSDLLVRAYHETFGMDTLITRCSNNFGPYQFPEKVIPLFVTNLMENVQVPLYGDGLNVRDWIHVEDHCEAVLTVLEKGTAGQVYNIGGNNERTNLELTHSIIELMGKDKSMIRHVTDRLGHDRRYAIDATKMKTELGWSPSRSAWPAALEQTVKWYVDHPQWWKRVKSGAYREYYQKMYGNR, from the coding sequence ATGACCAGAACACTTCTCATCACCGGCGGGGCGGGTTTTATCGGCTCCAACTTCATCCGTTTCGTCCTCGCCAACCGCGAAGGCATCCGCCTCATCAATCTCGACGCCCTGACCTACTCGGGCAATCTCGAAAATCTGGCGGACGTCGATGGCAATGACCGCTACGAATTCGTCCGCGGCGATATCTGTGACGCCGCGATTCTTGATCAGGTCATGCCGCGCTGCGACGCCGTCGTTCACTTCGCCGCCGAGTCGCATGTCGATCGTTCCATCATGGACTCGACGCCGTTCGTGAACACCAACATCCTCGGCACGCAGAAACTCCTCGACGCGGCGCGCCGCCACAACGTCGCCCGCTTCGTCCATGTCAGCACCGATGAAGTCTACGGTTCGCTTCCGCTCGAAAATCCTCAAATCAAATTCACCGAAGATACCCCCATCGCGCCCAACAGTCCCTACTCCGCCTCCAAGGCGTCGAGCGATCTGCTGGTCCGCGCGTATCACGAAACCTTCGGCATGGACACGCTCATCACGCGCTGCTCCAACAACTTCGGCCCCTACCAGTTCCCCGAAAAGGTCATTCCGCTGTTCGTGACGAACCTGATGGAAAACGTGCAGGTTCCGCTCTACGGCGACGGGCTGAACGTCCGCGACTGGATTCATGTCGAAGACCACTGCGAGGCCGTGCTGACCGTGCTGGAAAAAGGCACCGCCGGCCAGGTCTACAACATCGGCGGGAACAACGAGCGCACCAACCTCGAACTGACCCATTCGATCATCGAACTGATGGGCAAAGACAAGTCGATGATCCGCCACGTCACCGACCGCCTCGGTCACGATCGCCGTTACGCCATCGATGCGACGAAGATGAAGACCGAGCTGGGTTGGTCGCCGTCGCGCTCCGCCTGGCCCGCCGCGCTGGAGCAGACGGTCAAGTGGTACGTGGACCATCCGCAGTGGTGGAAGCGCGTCAAAAGCGGCGCGTATCGCGAGTATTACCAGAAGATGTACGGCAACCGGTGA
- a CDS encoding molybdenum cofactor biosynthesis protein MoaE — protein sequence MDRTGVGRMRTAVHLISGPLPAQPAPWACEPGYGALVCFEGVARPTEHGEPIAALEYEAYEPMASKMLQRIGDELIAMHGLKGLCVEHSTGRVGVGECSFRLRIASAHRKEALAAMDVFIDRMKRDVPLWKKAVPV from the coding sequence ATGGATCGGACAGGTGTCGGGCGGATGAGGACGGCGGTGCATCTGATCTCGGGTCCGTTGCCGGCGCAGCCCGCCCCGTGGGCCTGCGAGCCGGGTTATGGCGCGCTGGTGTGCTTCGAGGGCGTCGCGCGGCCGACCGAACACGGCGAGCCGATCGCCGCGCTGGAGTATGAGGCGTACGAGCCGATGGCGTCGAAGATGCTCCAGCGGATCGGCGACGAACTGATCGCGATGCACGGTCTGAAAGGTTTGTGCGTCGAACACTCGACCGGCCGCGTCGGCGTGGGCGAATGCTCGTTCCGCCTGCGCATCGCGTCGGCGCACCGGAAGGAAGCGCTGGCGGCGATGGATGTGTTCATCGATCGCATGAAGCGCGACGTGCCGCTGTGGAAAAAGGCGGTTCCCGTTTAG
- a CDS encoding DUF2437 domain-containing protein yields the protein MRIIRFKDEQGAIQFGRDLADGTAALLAGDPYAGFSDTGKRAMVAKRLSPIDPKVILCIGLNYRKHAEETGAKIPQWPVLFMKNISAACGPDDKIVIPPLCMDPPEVDYEVELAVVIGRAAKNVSEADALKHVLGYTVGNDVSARLWQKDRGGSQWCRGKGFDTFCPLGPVLVTPDEIPDPQTLGLSTRLNGQVMQDSNTSDMIFPVAKLIAFLSSGVTLVPGTVILTGTPSGVGMARKPPVYLKPGDKLELTIEKIGSLTNAIVAG from the coding sequence ATGCGCATCATCCGTTTCAAGGACGAACAGGGCGCGATCCAATTCGGGCGCGATCTGGCCGACGGCACGGCGGCGTTGCTCGCCGGCGATCCCTACGCCGGGTTCAGCGATACCGGCAAGCGGGCGATGGTCGCCAAGCGTCTTTCGCCGATCGATCCGAAGGTGATCCTCTGCATCGGCCTCAACTACCGCAAGCACGCGGAGGAAACCGGGGCGAAGATACCGCAGTGGCCGGTCTTGTTCATGAAGAACATCTCCGCCGCGTGCGGACCCGATGACAAGATCGTGATCCCGCCCCTGTGCATGGACCCGCCGGAGGTCGATTACGAAGTCGAGCTGGCGGTCGTCATCGGCAGGGCGGCCAAGAACGTCAGCGAAGCGGACGCGCTCAAACACGTGCTCGGCTACACCGTCGGCAACGACGTCAGCGCCCGCCTGTGGCAAAAGGACCGCGGGGGAAGTCAGTGGTGCCGCGGCAAGGGCTTCGACACGTTCTGCCCTCTCGGTCCCGTCCTCGTCACGCCCGACGAAATCCCCGACCCGCAGACGCTCGGGCTCAGCACCCGCCTCAACGGGCAGGTCATGCAGGACTCGAACACCTCCGACATGATCTTCCCGGTGGCGAAGCTCATCGCGTTTTTATCCAGCGGCGTGACGCTCGTGCCGGGCACGGTCATCCTGACGGGCACGCCCAGCGGGGTCGGCATGGCGCGGAAGCCGCCGGTGTACCTGAAGCCGGGCGACAAGCTGGAATTGACCATCGAGAAGATCGGCTCGCTGACGAATGCGATCGTCGCGGGTTAA
- the dprA gene encoding DNA-protecting protein DprA, whose amino-acid sequence MSKRRPKRFSDFLPNSHPACYTWAMSDPVVEARLRLALTAGLGPVLTRRLVEACGGIVEASEASVATLSSVKGISNRKAEDIRRSMHEADVEGERRLIESQGVTLIGIDEAAYPPLLRHIDDPPPLLYVRGTLERADGLALAMVGARKCTQYGREQADRLAGLLSQAGLTIISGGARGIDSAAHAAAMRSGGRTVAVLGCGLGQCYPPENKELFGQIARGGGAVISELPMRTPPLADNFPARNRIISGLSLGVLVIEASARSGATITARLAAEEHHREVMALPGRVDSPASAGCHRMIREGWATLVTSPADILECLGEAGQTLKAALDESPAEETTADSSPKMHNLSGDIAHIYEKLTVSPMSLDDLCGLTNLPIATLQSHLMQLQLTGLVERLPANRVRRRN is encoded by the coding sequence ATGTCGAAGCGCCGGCCGAAACGCTTTTCTGATTTTCTCCCGAATTCACATCCCGCGTGTTACACTTGGGCCATGTCCGATCCGGTGGTTGAAGCGCGATTGCGGCTGGCGTTGACGGCGGGGCTGGGGCCGGTGCTGACGCGGCGGCTTGTCGAGGCCTGCGGGGGCATTGTCGAGGCATCTGAGGCGAGCGTGGCGACGCTCAGTTCCGTTAAGGGCATTTCCAACCGCAAAGCCGAGGACATCAGGCGCTCGATGCACGAGGCGGATGTCGAAGGCGAGCGCCGGCTTATCGAGTCGCAGGGCGTCACGCTCATCGGGATCGACGAGGCGGCTTATCCGCCGCTGCTGCGGCATATCGATGACCCGCCGCCGCTGCTGTATGTGCGGGGCACGCTTGAGCGAGCGGATGGGCTCGCGCTGGCGATGGTCGGCGCCCGCAAGTGCACGCAGTACGGGCGCGAGCAGGCGGACCGGCTCGCCGGTCTGCTCAGCCAGGCGGGACTGACCATCATCAGCGGCGGCGCCCGCGGGATCGACTCGGCGGCCCACGCGGCGGCGATGCGCAGCGGCGGGCGGACGGTGGCGGTGCTCGGGTGCGGACTGGGCCAGTGCTATCCGCCGGAGAACAAGGAACTGTTCGGGCAGATCGCCCGGGGCGGCGGGGCGGTCATCAGTGAACTGCCCATGCGGACGCCCCCGCTGGCCGACAACTTCCCCGCACGCAATCGGATCATTTCGGGATTGTCGCTGGGCGTGCTGGTTATTGAGGCCTCGGCCCGCAGCGGGGCGACAATCACCGCCCGGCTCGCCGCCGAGGAGCACCACCGGGAGGTCATGGCCCTGCCCGGTCGGGTCGACTCGCCCGCCTCCGCCGGGTGCCACCGGATGATCCGCGAGGGATGGGCCACGCTCGTGACCAGTCCCGCCGACATCCTCGAATGTCTCGGCGAAGCGGGGCAAACGCTCAAAGCAGCCCTCGATGAGAGTCCGGCGGAGGAGACGACCGCCGATTCCAGTCCAAAAATGCACAACCTGAGCGGCGACATCGCCCATATTTACGAAAAATTGACCGTCTCGCCCATGTCGCTTGATGACCTTTGCGGGCTGACGAATCTGCCGATCGCGACGCTTCAGTCGCATCTGATGCAGCTTCAATTGACGGGATTGGTCGAAAGATTGCCCGCTAATCGGGTTCGGCGAAGAAATTAG
- a CDS encoding PH domain-containing protein — protein MDDEQVLLSLRPYRFVQYAAVSAVITVIGIVLLPFVLGWAVLAERRYHYWLTNKRVIWCHGFIGYRVRSVPLERITDVVISRTLPEMMAGISSIEIRDMTGQSQEAAGSFGAKWIGVEDAPEVQRRVLQQIREVNEAGRRI, from the coding sequence ATGGACGACGAGCAGGTGCTTCTGTCGCTCCGTCCGTACCGCTTCGTGCAGTACGCGGCGGTTTCCGCCGTCATCACGGTGATTGGTATTGTGCTGCTTCCATTTGTTCTCGGTTGGGCCGTTCTGGCGGAGCGCCGTTACCACTACTGGCTCACCAACAAGCGCGTCATCTGGTGTCATGGCTTCATCGGATATCGCGTCCGAAGCGTGCCGCTGGAACGGATCACCGATGTGGTCATCAGCAGAACGCTGCCCGAAATGATGGCCGGGATCAGTTCAATCGAAATCCGTGACATGACGGGGCAATCTCAGGAAGCGGCGGGCAGCTTTGGCGCGAAGTGGATCGGTGTCGAGGATGCGCCGGAAGTTCAACGGCGGGTGTTGCAGCAAATCCGCGAGGTCAACGAGGCGGGTCGTCGAATATGA